tgggctggccccCCGAGGGGCTGGGCGGGCGGGCGGCCAATGACTGGCAGCAGCAGCTGGCCTGGGGCTGAGGTGGGGGGGAACGCGGGCAGTGTGCGTTGTGGAGAACATGGCCCagtgagtggcaggggcggcggGGCGCTGTGGGGCGGCAGGCTGGTTGGAGGGGCTGGCTGCTTTTGGCTTTGCTCCCCCCCTCCGGTGGCtcccgcggggaggagggggcgtctgggccgggccgggctccgagcccccttcggccagaactcccttcggagttcagttatgcttgtcacacccttgctcctggctccgcccctaatgtctcctggctccacccccaaagtccccagatatttcttacattggacttggcaaccctattttatagGGGTCAGCGCGTGCAACTGGAAACATGAAAAGTGTCCTGAAGCAGAAAGAGGCTGGCAGGGAAGCGTTTGGAACCCAGATATGAATCCAGACACAGTTCTTCTTACAAGCAGATGCAAGAACAGATACAAGAtggcagatccaggtgggcagctgtgttggtctgaagcaactgaacaaagctggagtccaggggcacctttaagaccaacggagttttattcaaggtggcAGCTTTTCCCGTGGGCATGCTCACTTCCGCAGATACAGAGACCAGAGTGAGAACCAATCTGATAGTCCAGTGGTGCCACCTAGTGGTCATGTGCTGGAAGGAACTGCACAGGTTGATGAGAAAAGGGACCTGTAAATACCTTGGGAATCCTATCAAAAGGTAATACGTGCAGACAACAAGGTTATGCAGATCCATCACCCCCAAGTCATAGAatgatagaatcacagagttgaaggGGGGAATCAATGGATTATAGTGAGTTGATCCAGGAAAGAGCTGTCTATATTTttcaaatggggagggacggcggctcagtggtagagcatctgcttggtaagcagaaggtcccaggttcaatccctggcatctccaaaaaaagagtccaggcaaataggtgtgaaaaacctctgctggagaccctggagagccgctgccagtctgagtagacaatactgactttgatggacccatggtgcaaagtggtaaagctgcagtactgcagtcctaagctctgctcacaacctgattttgatcccggcggaagctgggttcaggtagccggctcgaagttgacgcagccttccatccttccgaggtcagtaaaatgaagacccagcttgctgggggggaagtgtcgatgactggggaaggcaacggcaaaccaccccattaaaagtctgccgtgaaaacgttgtgaaagcaacgtcaccccagagttggaaatgactggtgcttgcacaggggactaccttgaacTTTTTTACAAAGTTGCACTGTGATAAGATACAAAGAGTCAATTTGATATTATATTTATCCGCGTATTTTATGTCCCATCTTATCTATTTCTAttttatatgccaataaaggatgGATTGATTGAGTCAGAAGAGACccccccaggatcatctagtccaacctcctgcattatgcaggaaattcacaactaccttccACATCCCCAGGGACCCCTGGGGTTGCCCTGTTCACATAAAATACTGACCACACATTGCAGGTAGTGTGTTGTCCCATCACACAAGGTTGCAGTGCAAAAAAATCACAACTGAACAGGGCTtggaatatatctgaagattaTTTCCGCATCCAAGTAGACTAATAAAGGCTGTGTGATCCTGCCCCAGAGttattgttatttattgtatGGTAGAATTACACATAGGAAGTatttaataatataaaatatattgGATATGTAAAAtatatccaatgcatggttataggatgagggaaacttgtcttagcagcagtatgtgcgaaaaggatctaggggtcttagtggatcatacgctgaacatgagtcaacagtgtagtatggtggctaaaaaggcaaatgcaattttgggctgtatcaacagaagtatagtgtccagatcatgtgaagtgatggtatctatcgctttactctgctccctcacctggagtattgtgttcagttttgggcatcacattttaagaaggatatagacaagctggaacgggtccagaggagggtgacaaagacagtaaggggtctggaaaccaagtccgatgaagaaaggttgaaggagctcggaatgtttagcctggagaggaggctgctgagaggtgatatgatcaccatcttcaagtacttgaagggctgtcatatagaggagggtgtggaattgttttctgtggccccagaagataggaccggaaccaatgggttgaaattgactcaaaagagtttccggctcaacattaggaagaacttcctgaccattagagcgattcctcagtggaacgacttcctcgggaggtggtggactctccttccttggaggtttctaaacataggctagatagccatctgacagcaatgaagatcctgtgaatttagggggaggtatttgtgagtttcctgcattgtgctagatgaccctggaggtcccatccaactctatgattctatgcctagaagatgggaaaaaaacctccagggtccCTGGCCAAACTTACCTTTAGAAAAATGGATGTCTGACGCCAAAGTGGCTATCAGTAATTCCCTGGACTTGCAAGAAGAAGGGccctagccaggggtggaattctagcaggagctcctttgcgtattaggccacctccccctaaatgtagccagtcctcctgcagcttacaacaaagagccttgtaagctcttggaggactggctacatcaggggtgtgtgacctaatatgcaaaggagctcctgctagaattccacccctggccctagCACAGTTTGAGACTCCTCTCTGCCTTGGAGCCAGAAGAATAATGGTGCACCGAACACTTGAGAGAGGCATTCTTGCCCAGCAGTTGGCGGGGGATTGTCAGGACGCTGCTGGCGCTGTAGGAGCCGTCGTCATTCAAGATAACTTCTCCAGGCGTCACCCCCTCCACGACGGTGTTCCCAGACATGCTCCATGTTATCTCCACAAAGCCTGGGTAGAACTGCTCGGCCAGACACAAGGCATGGAGATCAGGGGACTCCGATAGGTGGGCAGCCGCGTCGGACAAGAGGATGACCTTGGCGGGTTCCCTGGTTGATTCCCCTAGGAAAGAGGCATTTCCTTAACTCTCTGTTAGAGCATTTCTACCCCGCTTTATTGTCCCAGACTAGAGATCCCAACCAGAACCTCCAGGTGAGATCCGGAGATTCCCCCAGatttatagccagggcttttcttgagcaggaacgcataggaatgcagttctggctggcttggtgtcagagggtgtggcctaatatgcaaatgctttcctgctgggctatttctacaaaaaagccctgtgtggaaaaatggtgacatcaggaggtgtgtggccaaatatgcaaatgagttcctgctgggctttttccaaactggagagccagtttggtgtagtggttaagtgtgcggactcttatctgggagaatcttgattccccactcctccacttgcacctgctggaatggccttgggtcagccatagctctggcagaggttgtccttgaaagggcagctgctgtgagagccctctccagccccacccacctcacagggtgtctgttgtgggggacgaaggtaaaggagattgtgagccactctgagactcttcggagtggagggcgggatataaatccaatatcttcttcttcttcttctacaaaaaacccaGCGTGCAACAACGGCGccaccagggggtatggcctaacatgcaaatgagttcctgctgggcttccacAAAAGCCCCACGTGCAATGGTGGtgccatcagggagtgtggcctaacatgcaaatgagttcctgctgggctttttctacaaaaagtcctttgcgcaacaatggtgacatcaggggggtggcctaacatgcaaatgagtccctgctgggcttgttctacaaacaaaaccCTGATTTCAGCTCATCCGCAGACTATAGACATCCATTCCCCTGGAAAAAActgaggctttggagggtgggtgttGTTGGTATTGTATCTACAGCATTGGGCgtgatttgtagaaaaagcccagcaggaactcatttgcattttaggccacaccctctgatatcactattgtttcacacagggcttttttgtaaaaaaaggccagcaggaactcatttgcatgttaggccacacccctgatgccaagacagccggaactgtgttcctgtgcattactgctaaaaaagagccctgcctacggttgccagcctccaggtgggggctggagatctcccgctattacaactgatctcccagcAACAGAGacaagttcccctggagcaaatggctgctttggaagttgaacTCTTTAGCCCCATtgaaacccctcccctcctcaggctccaccccccaaaagtctccaggtatttcccagccaagAGCTGTCAACCCGAGCGGCTGCATTCCTTCCTATGATGTTCAGGGGTGGAGACCTCAGCAGGGCCCCAGGCCACGGAGTGCagtctccagagcagccattttctccaggggaactgatctctgtagtccaccTTAGTCAGCTTCACATGGAGCACCCAGTTCTTTTGAGGAACTGACCAGACTGAGGGCGTTTAGAGCACATTGAGCACTGGTTCCGGGTTGTTAATCATTGTTTGAGTGCCAAATATATTGCCGGAGGAAGGACGCAACCAAaacatgcctttttttttttaccagaagcATGTCACTTTCATTATTCTGGAGAGAAAATCCTAGCACTTTTCGAATATCCACTATATTGAAGGAAACTTACTTCATTCAGTGGACTCTGTATATTCATtctagtcaggcctcagattcagcaggagctcacaggagcgcagctccggaacctttctgagggttccctctcctcctccccacataccttgtccattgagtagtaggtgcagctgcataacaatccctggattaggagagcgggcagccagccagccaccaggggctttgccacgcccccagcagccctcattaacccctagccCTTGCTCCACTTGTTATGTGATTTTGGaaggcgggtggcttgctggccttttgacgggggtgggaggtccaggagagccccaggtgagtgaggcctgcttgggctagctggatctctggccagcccaagcaggccttgctcacccagggctctcctttcttgcattgggttactTGTGGCTGGGGGGTGGTAGCATAGGTTAatgagctcccccacctatttttctgcaaaacgacccccgATTCTAGTAATGCGTGTTTTGTACATCCGTATTGTACATCTGAAACATATGGTAAACCCTTGTTGTATTTTCTGCTGATGTCACTGATTAATAAGGTCATTACAATTCAAAATCATTTTTTCTGGTATAATTAATTAATAAGTTTTCAATATGATTATTAGTATACATTGTGGAGTAACTGTATTTGTAGACACAGTGATCTCCAATCTGAGAACCAGTggttctcagtttggtgtagtggttaagtgtgtggactgttatctggaagaactaggtttgattcccctctcgcccacttgcacctgctagcatggccttgggtccgccatagctctggcaagagttgtccttgaaaagacagctgctgtgagagccctctcagtcccacccacctcacagggtgtctgttgtgagggaagaagatataggagattgtaagccgctctgagtctctgattcagagagaagggcggggtataaatctgcagtcttcttcttctggtcaaCCTTGTccgtgttctcccccccccccctttttttttttttgcaacctccAGCTGCCTGGAGATCTCAAATCTCATaaatcagttcacctgcagaagctggctgctttggagggtgggctctgtggcattatatcgcCAGCGGGGTCCCTCCCCGCCCCAaagctcctcaggctccacccccggaATCTCCCGACCTGGAGTTGGCCGCGCTCATCCGCACTCACCTCCCGTGACGCTGAGCTGCGTGCCAGCCCCCGAGACGGCGACGCTGAAGGAGTCGATCTCCGCCATGCACCAGTAGGTGGCGCTGTCCTCCGTGCGCAGTTCCTGGACGTGCAGCAGGTAGCTGTTGGCCGCGGCGTCCCGGACAGGTGCGAACCTCTCGTCGAAGCCGCTGGTTCGTTCGATCTGCCCGTCGAGGCGATGCTTCAGCACGTGGGCCGGCCGCTCAGCGGGCTGTTGCCGGAACCAGAGGACGTGGTAGTCCTGGATGTGGCCCTGCTCCAGGCGGCACGGCAGCACGGCGGTGGCGCCCTCGGGGAACGAGGCTTGCGGAGGCTGGACGGGCACCGGCTGGAAGGCTCcgcctgggggcggggggacatCCCGAGAGGCGTCTTGaaatggaagtagggttgccaatccccaggtgggggcaggggatcccccgggttggaggacctccccccactttagggtcatcagaaagcggggggggggggcggggcggagggaaatgtctgctggatgctccccgtattccctatggagaccgattcctgtaGGGCAGTGGGGCAAACTGTGATTTGGTTACCAagaacaattcaagaaatatctggggactttggggttggagccaggagcaagggtgtgacaagcagaattgaactccaaagggagtgctggccatcacatttaaaggaaccgcaaacctttttcaatgccttctttccataggaaataatgaaggataggggcaccttctttttggggctcatagaattggaatctctggtccaatctttttgaaacctggggggtattttggggagaggctctggatgctatgctgaaaatttggtgcctctacctcaaaaaatagcccttcCAGAGCTCGAGAtatctgcggatcaattctctaataccctatgggaatcggtcagcagacatttccctcccccacccccctctgctttctgatgactctgaagggggggggggcttcaaaccgggggatcgcctgcccccacctggggatttgcagcCCTGCTTTGCAGAGCCAGCCCTCATGAGGCCTGGGGAAACATCCTATGCAAGCATACCCAGAGGATTAGTCATTCCCTATATGTTACACTGAGAATTTTCTTCTCTATATAAATGCAGCTAATGTGGTATTCTTTAAATTCATCCTTTCCTTCCAGTCCTCATTCAGCACTGAATAGGGCAGAAGGGAAGGTGGATGGATGAAGGAACGAGCTTATcgattgactccccccccccaccttttggGTTCCAAACATCCTTCACGgcacttcctagggttgccaaggccaattcaagaaatatctggggactttgggggtggagccaggagcaaggttgtaacaagcatgactgaactccaaagggagtcctgcccatcacatttcaaggactgcacactttttaaaagccttccttccattggaaataatgaaggataggggcaccttctttggaggctcatcgaattggaccccctggtccaatttttttgaaacttggagggtatttgggggagaggcactggatgctatgctgaaaatgtagtgtatctgcctcaaaaaacagccccaccagagccccagatacccgtggatcaattctccattacaccctatgggaatcggtcttcataggaagtaataaagtgcccagcagacatttccttccacctcccgctttctgatgaccctgaaatggggggagagcctccaaattgggggaccccctggccccacctggggattggcaaccctagcactttCCCTAAAACCTGTCCCCTTTTCTTAAACAGTTCCTGCGGCTGTTTGTTCTCCTCTAACAAAAATAACTAGCTGGGTTGGTAGACTCACCCTGATTGAAGAAAGTCAGTGAGAGGCACAGCTGTAGAACCCAGCAGCTCATCCTTCCTGGCTTGGAGGGAGA
This region of Heteronotia binoei isolate CCM8104 ecotype False Entrance Well chromosome 13, APGP_CSIRO_Hbin_v1, whole genome shotgun sequence genomic DNA includes:
- the LOC132581850 gene encoding immunoglobulin gamma-1 heavy chain-like, with product MRCDYPYLAFTESGVSLAPDINFLPKVPSQFHLNLEVCLPTFFPNPSSDEERRLHSLDVRRALLFYLKRSKAFRRDQQLFVSYTSPRLGSRISSQRFSKWLTETIKTCYLLAKRPLPGPVRGHSTRAMATSVAFLKGVSLADVCGAFQPVPVQPPQASFPEGATAVLPCRLEQGHIQDYHVLWFRQQPAERPAHVLKHRLDGQIERTSGFDERFAPVRDAAANSYLLHVQELRTEDSATYWCMAEIDSFSVAVSGAGTQLSVTGGESTREPAKVILLSDAAAHLSESPDLHALCLAEQFYPGFVEITWSMSGNTVVEGVTPGEVILNDDGSYSASSVLTIPRQLLGKNASLKCSVHHYSSGSKAERSLKLC